From Enoplosus armatus isolate fEnoArm2 chromosome 23, fEnoArm2.hap1, whole genome shotgun sequence:
AAGGCAAGAGACATGAACAGACAGGCTGTAATCAAAGCTGTGTCACACTGAAACGATCCTAAACGTATTATCCACTTGACTTTTGAGTGCGCTGCTGATGGAGGGACGCTGCAAAACCTTCTGATGAACGGCAGACGGTGGTGAAAAAGTGCTAAacgttaaatgttaaaacattctGCTCACTCTCTGTGAGGTTTAATTGGCAGTGGCGTTCCAAAGTTGCAGTTTGACTGACGTTTGGCACATACAGggcatcatttcatttcagtacaAAACCATAAACCACACACTGGTTTCTTGTATACTCACTGCAAAAACACTATACTCTAGTTACAATTActatatatagaaaatatagtCATCTGCGTATTATGGAGTGGGAACACTGCCCATACAGTTTTGGCATGTTGTGTTAGCTGATCATTTTTGTATTCAGaggaaattatatatatatatatataagtgtgaATGCACTACTCACTCTAAACCGTACACGCAGGAAttagtacagtatatgtataagTATTAGTATGCATCTGGGACGACTTCATTGTCGTTCTTTTCTGGGAAAAAAGCTCTCTGgctcacaggaagtgatgcgttttagcttcctgtttgtttgcaaTTAGTCTTGCGTAGCCAGACCTATTTCTGCTAGAGCCATAACGATTGCTCGATTAATCAATTGTtagattgaaagaaaatcagtTGCCAGCTACTTTGATAATCGATTTATCGTTTCAGTCGTTTATCAAGCaaacaatgtcaaacatttgctggctccagcttcttaaatgtgaggatctgATGCTTTctgtgacagtaaatgaagattctttgggttttggacaggagaagcaatttgaaggtgtctgtgggaaattgtgatgagcattttttcacaattttttggacattttacaggCTAAACAATCAAtcgttttttatttcttatctttttatatcttatttttgtacatactcttatttctaaatttatgctactttctactcttgaatgggagaaccggtactgtataatttccccccagggatcaataaagtatttctgattctgatcttgAAGTTCAAACTTGAAGAGCAGAGCATCTGAGGACAAATGTGTCTTAGTCCATACTTGCTACACACCTGTTATCCCATCGTGCCCTTACTATATTTATGTCCATTACAGGCCACCATAGACCGTCCAAACACCTGACAATGCTGTCACAATTTATTCCGTCACCAAAATTGGTTGATAATAGTAatatttaacctcctaagacccaagctctatcttaatttctctttgctatttgggcttattgggacctgatgagtataaaaactaagcatcatctgttgacgtgatgtggttccgcatacggggacaattttgaatttccatataagcagaattaagtattatggtataacccaaaatgtgatgtccacacatgtggatgccaggtcttaggaggttaaattaaaaattaaaagtacATATGGACTATGTCTGCCTGAGTATCCACTACAACTAGAGATGTACCAGTATACGAACCCAGTATGAGtatcagctaacattagctttacaaaacataaacaagtgTTGGAAAATTGATATATATTTTTCGTTTACCATTTTGTAGTAAGGTATGCTCATTTTACAAAATTCTGTTGTCCAAATTAATGATTCCAAGCTGATTGtaattaaaatctaaaagtTTAGATtgcatgtgttttgtctgatgtaacacatacagtaacagtgGAACACAATtcactgcatgaaaaaaaatcattttatatataatgttgCATACTTTTACCATATTGTGATACTGCATATATCGATATCTTATCTATAAAAGTAATCTTATTATTGTATTAACATTCTGACATTGATTTCAGCAACCCAGCCCTACataaatgcttttgttttaaaggttctatattgtagagagtgagaCCTCCATGTCTTGtatgattataaagcaggtctgggtgctgtataaatactgggaaagcatcaaaacactcagtccacggagaaatgaaacacagcccgtattcagaaactgcgcctttaaacgagccatcGGGACTTCatgtaaggttgtgatgtcacagctacACAGTcgcagcaccacccaccaagtacagggatgctcctccacccgctcagtctgtctgagttattggagtgctctgctcaggaactactcttcaggtgtttggaggtggttcagtttgtctaaaacggcttgtttcagactgagggggggaactgaggggctgcagaaagggccaggagaagatacataaggacttctTGCCACTATGCCAAACTGCAtatcatacacatacagtatactggtCAATATGGGTGGAGAAGGATATTGGATATCGGTGTCTGCTCGTTATCAGTGCATCCCTGACCACGACAGTGAGCTGTTCACATCATCTGACCCACGATATGGTGCAAGGCAGTCAGCTGACGGTGAGACACGAGCAGGAGCAGACGTGTAACAGCTGAGCACTATCGGTGCACCCACTTCAGCTTTTCAAAGTGATCCGATCGCCCTCATTATGAAGCACTGGGACAAGATAATTACCACTGAGGACAGAGGCCTTCATTGAGAAGAGTGGCGGCCTCACACAGCCCTGTATTTCTGCATGTCAGGTCCCTGCAGCACTCAGCCACAGCAGCCTTGCCCACAGATGCTGGCGAGCGTCCCCACGTGATATTTACTGTTCCCCAGTGCCTTCCCGCCCCCACCGTTTTACAAGacaagtaaacacaacatcAGCACAGATGTGCAACAAAGCCCCGCCAGTTCACGTTGGtcacaacagaagaagaagaagtcaaaaTTTGACTTGACAACGCGTGCCGAAATACAGACAGCTGTGTGAACACAACGCTAAACCACCAGGAAGAACCGACACTCGCCAGCAGCAGTCAACTGAACTACCCCAGATGTGCAGTGGCACTCCAAGATATGCGGAAGGTCCCACACACCTACACAGTTACCAGTGTGCTGCTGTCATTTTGCAACGCAACAAGTAATGCCCTCCATCcctgtttgaaaaatgaaaagtacaCGGGGCGTTGCTTAACGGTAAATGTATAGCCGAATATAGACCGCGTCCAACGTTCACGGGCTATTTCTTTCATTCGGTGTAGTCCAAGAGCCCCACAAGCACCACGAAACTGCCCTGaaattacaacattttgtaGGAGCCCGCCTGTTTTCCCCACTATGCTCCTCCACCAAAATATACCAAGGAATGCGGCGGCTAGCGCTCAAAAACTCAATAATCAAATTAAACGCTGCCTCATGAGAGATGTACACGTGAAACAAATATGTACAGTACGCCGAACGAACCAGAAAAGTTTACAGTTTTGTAAAATGCCCGGACTCGTGTTGTGCGACGTATGTACGTTTGCcgaaaagcaaaacaacagttGTTGCCAATTTTTGAAAAGTAGTTTGGCAAAGTATTTCCTCCATAACGATGTGAGCGGCACATCCGAGCACACAGTCAAGACAAGTTTCCACAAAGCCAACGCTGTCAGTAAAAACCACTAAACGTGAGCACAAAATGCTATTTTCGTTGCTTTACTCACCCAAACTGTTTGTAGAGGAATCCATAATCCGAAGTTTAAATTGTGTGAAGTTTCTCTAAGGGTAAAGCCCGGACTGAGGTGTGTTTTCCATGCTGAGAGAGGAGTGTCAGAAGTCACACACTGGGGACTTGTGTCAAATTGCCAGGTTTAGCAACAAGTATTCCGGAAACGTGGGGCGTTTTCCTGTAAATAAAGCGCTAATATTTATTAAACTTACTTCATATACATTCATAAATGATTTGGAAATTAAATTATAGTATGAAATCATTAGAATTTCTTGGCTAGAATTACGAAATTAAACAATAGACACGTCGCTTGTTGAGTGACTGAAAGTGTATACCGGAAGCCCTGCGCCTCATTGTGGCTAGCTTGATGCTATTCACGGGGGGAGCCGCATGCAGAGATGCGttaagaatgtaaaaaaaaaaaaaaaaaaaagtgcgtCTGTTAACTCTCTCCGGTTACGGTGCCTCGGTAAGGAGTATCTCGGTGTAGTGTGCCAGAAGAATGCAGTATGAAACCTGCAAAACGACCTTTTCGGGCTACACCTCAGCGCCTGTCAAATAAAAGCTAGCAGGCTGCATTTGTTTGGAAGGCTTTCGTCACCACCGCGTGGCAGGGCCTTGTAGTGCACGCGCATCTTAATTGTCAGCGACAACCCCAAACCCTGCATGTGTAACACGTGTGGGCATGTataatacacattttcataGAAATGGCCTTCCATACGACTGGTTAAATATGAATTTTATGTTTTAGTCAGCTTCCACTTCCGCTTAAATacgtgtatttaaaaaaaaaaaaaaaaaaaaaaaaaaagcctcgtGCGCATTTGCTCCACAATATCTATTACACTAAAACGGGCGCCGAAGCAGCTTTAACACGGGGTCAGTTTGAGAGTAATGTACAAAACAATTCAATACCCAAAAACGTGTATTTACTGACTGCACAGAACCGGGGAACCAAACCAAGAACCGGAACAATTATTTGCGCTGCcgttttctgttgtgtgtttagGGGAAGCGAATGCGTGTGGGACCAGGATGCGCAACCGGCTTTTCAACATGGAGGCGTCCACGGAGGGTGTTATTTGAAGGAGACTAATTTCTTCGTACGTTCGTCAGCACACATGATGGGTATTGGGTAAGGGATGTGTAGTTATGTATGTTAGTCTGACATGTACATAAGCCGTGTATTACGGAATATCAATTCTTAATAATAATTTGCCGGACGCTTTGCCGTAATACACCGCCTCTTATATGCGAAACGTCATGCAAAAAGGTGTACGTTTTAGGTTTTCTTAGCTCTTGGCAAATATTTATACGCGATAGAAGTTGACTGAAGAGCGTTTATGAATAAAACAGAACCACTCTTGAGGTCGGCTTACACAAACtcattaaacattcatttttacttcgtttatttaaataaaaaaattcaactgttctttcaaaacaaaatatgtcttGCTGGGGTGTTGACGGTGTTGGAGTAAAATGGACTTACCAGAGTGCCTTGAGTGCCACATGACATCTCCAGCTTTATGAAAGGATTTAAGCATTTCTGAGTACTGTCCATGTCATGTTCATTGTCCCCCTGCAGTCCTGTTTCCAGAAGGTCAGTGTGATGGCTCTACCATGAAGTGTGCCCGCAGCCTGCTCCAGCTGCAGTGTCTCAGACTGGTGGGGCAGTCAGCCGGTTCTGCTGCCCAGTATGGCGCTCTGCTCCAGTCAGCCTCCTCCTCCGGTCTGCCCAACTCGCCACGTAACACTCAGCACCAGGTAAACTTCAGTCTCTACGCCCACAGAGACGCCAGACTTTCTTCttgccaacaaatcccatatGCGGATCCAGACCAAGGTTCAACTGATGCTACAAACAAGCCACGCTGTTGCACTGGGTGCACATgtttccttcattaccatgaacacacacactgcagtttatttggactcaatcccacatacaccgtcctgctgccccaaatactaCCCAGAGCACCCAGATTTGCTCCTGTTTGAGTGAGGTTTGttcaaaatagaaaataattgtAATTGAATTGAAAGATTTATGACTCAgaaggaaccaatgggcttggtGCTGGGAGCCATAGCCAGGGTTAGGGAAGTCTGGACTAACATGCTGCGGTCGTCAGGGTCCtatcatgggatttgttgacaatagcGATCACTTCTTAAGTCACCAAGTACTAGAGTCTGACCAAGACTAGCAGTGACAGTAAATGTAAGTACAgaaagatactgtatgtttgaggtCATGTAGAAACGGTGTCTTCATTACAGAGTTTggccaccagagagcactgacaagttgatttttacACTGCAAAATGACCAGCCCAGAACTAATCTTGGTcataattctttaaaaaaataaataaaaaaaagataatatgaGGGAGCTATACCAGTATTATTGTGGACACATCTTTTAATAGCCCACCAAATGGCTGCAAcatgatgggggaaaaaaataaataaatgcatgctATCTTCTCATTTTCTATCCTTTTCGTAAACCACGTTTGAAAGGAACTTGTTGGGAGAATCTTATTAGAGCTGCAATGCTTAGTCGATTTTGTAGTTCTCTTTAGATACGCTCTCCGATTTTGTTCTAGCACCAAACCACACTGTCAAATGTGCACATTTTGAAACTAAACACAGTTCACAGCGAGCACTGTGTTTCTAAAGTGCAAAGCTCAGTACAAACAAAATTGAATTGTCACTTGTAGGTGTTGAGGCGTTTCCACGGCAGCCCGGCGCGTGGCAAGGGCCGGCCTGTGCCCGCGGAGTTCGTCAACGAGGACGACAAGAGGCGGGACAGGTCTCTGGTCACCCATGACGACCTGTTTGAGCGGGTGGCCCAAGAGTCCAAAACCAAGGCCACGTTCAACAAAGTGGTGGAAGTCTTCATCAAGAGAGACGTGAGGCGGCGGGGTCACGTGGAGTTCATCTACGCCGCTCTGAAGAAGATGCCGGAGTTCGGCGTGGCGGGAGACCTGGCCGTCTACAACAAGCTGCTGGACGTTTTTCCCAAAGAGGTGTTCGTGCCCAGGAACTTTATCCAGCGGATGTTCAACCACTATCCCCGACAGCAGGAGTGTGGAGTGCAGTTACTGGAGCAGATGGAGAACTATGGTGGGTGTCTGTGACGCCGTTCAGTCTGGTCGCGGAGTTCCTGGAATGCTTTTTGAATTTAGAGGGGGTTATTCCAGACAGGGAAGGGCGGGGATCTGGATGCATTCTCTCAAGGTGTCAGGGAAATACGTACCTTTCACGCTAATACAGCAGTGTCTGTCTATCTTCAGTGAACATGATTGTGTTTCAGGTGTCATGCCCAACGTGGAGACCAAAGTCCTGCTGGTCCAGATCTTTGGAGAGAAGGGCCACCCCATGAGGAAGTACCAGCGCATCATGTACTGGTTCCCCAAATTCAAACACATAAACCCCTTCCCCATCCCCCAGCATCTGCCTGAGGACCCAGTGGACCTGGCTAGCTTCAGCCTGACTCGCATCGCCAGTGACCTGGACGCGCAAGTCACCGTCTACCAGGTACAACCGTATACTGTTGGATTGGACagaattttgggaaataagcttatttgaGATGTTcgatctcatgtctgtgtgttcagcacAGCGCTTTATGTACAGATTAATTAAACAACATATGAAATGttcatcagtgagctttagaggtgttggtagggGAACTTTTGACTAAGTCTTGCTCATTcctttccccctgcttccagtctttatgctaagctaggctaaccacgtcctgattCCAGCTCTGCCTTTATTTGTCCAAAATGGTGAACCATTCCTTTAATTTTAAATGCGTtagcatacaaaaaaaaaaactacagctaTCATGAACAACTTCATGGGGGGCTGTAGCTTTTTCCATTCTTTCTTCTAATGTAATCTTTTCAACGTTTTAGCCACAGCCTCTGCTGTCCATTTTTATAGCTCGCTGCCCACCTGGTCTCAGTCTGTCGAGCGGGTGACCCTTCAACCCGCGACAGTCCGGGGCTTGTGGGAAATGGTGGTCGTTAAAGgccatttaaaaacataataataataaaatacaatctTAACTaaaaaggtccacttactgtgGTTTTTTCCCCCAGAGCTTTTAACCACATCTCACAGTTTTCCACAGCGCATGGAAAGTCATTTGCAAATTTCAAGTTCcacttttactttcacttttctctccacggttcaaaacacacagaaaataaccAACTGCTCTACTTTTGTTGTGAACATGACAATGAGCCTGtgtgccttttttattttattattattatttttttttattgtcatcaCTTTATGAAACCCGTCTGTTTATTTGCTCTTCCCACCAGCTGCCCTGTACAGACATTACAGAGCGCGGAGAGCAGATCACACTCCCACATATAGTAGGTATGGACACCGTTTCCTGTGATTTCCCACCGCTCATGGAAGTCAGGGCGTATAATCTCTTGAGGCGTGGTGGATTGTGATTACAGTTTTTGTGTGCTCCTGTCCGTCCTGCGTCGACGCCAGGTATCCAGAGCCCCAGCCAGATGGAGCAGCTGGCCGAGCACAACCCGAGCAGGCCGGTGTTTGTGGAGGGACCCTTCCCTCTGTGGCTGAGGAAGACGTGCGTGCACTACTACGTCCTCAGAGCCGACCCCACGCCGCCTGACGAGAAGGTGGGAAAACCCTCTGTTGTTATCTGTTGCTAACAAGTAGCGTCAGCTAATTAAGGGAATTACTtgccagttgtttttttttaatttaaataatcaaaCTCCATGGCTTCTTGCATTGTAATGAATTCTTTTTTGGGGTATTTGTGAGGgtggaaaacaggaaacattagAGTGACGATCTAACAGAGATCAGCAGGGTAGCGGCTCACCATCAGCCCCCATATAGGCCGACCGCTGGTTCTTTAGCGGTTCCTGGTTCGGATTTAAGCAGCTGATAACTACACAGACGCGTAACCGTCGGTTCAAACTGGACTGGATTTTGATGAGTTTTAAGTTTTGTCGTTAGTTGTAACCTTTATTTTAGTGGCATCACTACCATAGTTTCAGCATCTAACCAGTTCTACAGGATCTGCTGTTATATGCTGGTTTACCAGTGGGGTGCCACCACGGTAATCATGGCTTGACTGCTGCTGAGTAGCTTTTCCAGTCGGTGAGCGATCCATCTATGAGCTTACATGGTTTGTACTGACTTTAATGAAAGAGGCCTTTCTTAGTTGGAGTTAAGGATCTTTTGTGCAACTTAACTCTtgcctgatgttttttttttttttcctactgtaAAAGTCACTAAGAAGATCGACTACCATTCTGCGGTGGGTGGGGCGCTGGTGTTGAGGGGGTGTGGTTGTCTAGCCTGACAAACTGGGGTCTGTCGTTAGGAGAGTCCAGTATCCAGTTGCAGAGTGTTTTGGCACCGGCACGATGGAGGTGATTTTTGAGCACGAGGGGAACAGCTGCTTGGGCCAGTGACAGGTTAAAGATCAAGACCTCAGTCAGCTGCCCAGCACAGGCCCTGAGCACGCGTCCAGGGATGCCATCAAGGCCAGCAGCCCTGCGTGCATTAATCCTGCTCGGTGCAGCACGTGTGTCGATGGGGGACAGTGTAAGGGGCTGGTGGCCAGCCTCGATGGCCGCTCCAAAGCATGCATAAAAGCTTTAAAGCGCATCGGGGGAAGGGGGCGTCGCTTGTTGTCAAAGTGCTCCTCAATCCTTAGCTTGTGGCTTGTGCTTGGCCCTCCTGATGCCCCTCTTCAGGTTAGCCCTGGAGGAGCCGTAGGCCTGAGCATCTCCCGATCTGAAAGGGGGTGCAGTAGGCCGACATCTCTGCTCATCCACACTCATGTTTGTCAGTGACTCGAAAAGCTCATACAGCTGTAtctgtgtgcccccccccacaggTAGAGGAGCCCTATGATCCAGAGAGGTGTTTGGACTATCCTCTGCAGCTAGACCTGGATTTGGACCGCGACCTCGGGGACGACGAGAGCTTCGATGTGGAAGACTGTAAGATATTATTAAGATGGTGTTCAGGTAGCACCCAAATTAAGGCTGGTCTTTAAAGACCTCGTCAGTTATTGGTTAATTGTCATTGTGCTCATGAGAATAAATATTGAGTATGTAATGCAGCTGTTGTGTGTCTCGTATCCAGTGGACGAGGGTCCAGTCTTTGCCATGTGTATGACCAGCCAGGGAGACCAGGCCACCCTCAACCAGTGGATCTCTGGCCTCCAGCAGAAAAACCCCATCCTGGGTCAGGTCCCCACTCTGTTCCGCCTGGACGCCGGGCCCAAGGAGCTGCAGGGGGCGGCGGAAACTGAGTCAGGCCACCACCAGAGGCCAGACCCGGAGAGACGGCCTGAAGAAGAACCTGAGGTTATGGTGGAAGAAGAGCCCAGAAGAAGCCAGGGGATGAACCAGTGAACAGCAATCAGACTGTGCGGTTAAGACTGACATAAAAATCATGACATAGTGTATATGGCTAATTTAGAAGTATATGTCCATGCTGGGTCGGGGCTGAACTACTGAGAGGTACTGGTTCATTCAACTAAGGAACACACCGACTCAGCAGAACCTGAAATAATGTTCAGTTCGGGTAAGATTCAGGaatcaaataaatgacatttaaaaaaaactgcttccTCATTTCCTTGTCTTCTGTCAAAGGTTGCTGAGTCTACATATTAGGTTAAGTAGTGGTTCCCGACCTGGGGGGGGCTGCATGGAATAAGCTAGACTTAGTCAAGCACCTTCAAATGGAGTTTATTTTTTACTTGAAGTCGGAAATCCTGTCACAATCTAGATTACAAGCGTTGCAGTTATTGTACGCTGTGAATGGTCTTGCTCAGCACATATCTTGGTCACAGCCAACCAAATTCAAAAGGAAAAGCCCAACATTTCATGAATTCTGCTTGTGTGCTTTCTCAccgagagttagacgagagGGTTGATGCCACGCTCGTACTTGTGCGCTAAATAGGAAGctacagctagcttagcttagcataaagactggactcAGATTGTGCCTTTAATTTAAGGTTCCAAAGTATTGGAGTTGTTTCACGTCGCTGGCCAATGATTTCTACACTGAACACGACACTAAACAGATTTCACGCACTCACGTTTCTCGTCTCGTTTACTGGTCATGGTTTGTTGCTGCTCGCCCTGTGGAAACCGTTgtgtaatgtcctctgtggtTCTGGAGGAGCTTCAACAAGTCTGaggaaaataaccctgatgatgtcacagtgatgtcatcagggtgaTCTTGGGCTTGGGCCTGTGGACTACAAATGTCTAACAGATATCCTGCGTTGAAGAACTGggaggtgtggagttagaaatgTGGGTGGTAACGCGGAAGGCAGGGTGTGTGCACATATGATGCC
This genomic window contains:
- the ecsit gene encoding evolutionarily conserved signaling intermediate in Toll pathway, mitochondrial, which encodes MKCARSLLQLQCLRLVGQSAGSAAQYGALLQSASSSGLPNSPRNTQHQVLRRFHGSPARGKGRPVPAEFVNEDDKRRDRSLVTHDDLFERVAQESKTKATFNKVVEVFIKRDVRRRGHVEFIYAALKKMPEFGVAGDLAVYNKLLDVFPKEVFVPRNFIQRMFNHYPRQQECGVQLLEQMENYGVMPNVETKVLLVQIFGEKGHPMRKYQRIMYWFPKFKHINPFPIPQHLPEDPVDLASFSLTRIASDLDAQVTVYQLPCTDITERGEQITLPHIVGIQSPSQMEQLAEHNPSRPVFVEGPFPLWLRKTCVHYYVLRADPTPPDEKVEEPYDPERCLDYPLQLDLDLDRDLGDDESFDVEDLDEGPVFAMCMTSQGDQATLNQWISGLQQKNPILGQVPTLFRLDAGPKELQGAAETESGHHQRPDPERRPEEEPEVMVEEEPRRSQGMNQ